Proteins from a single region of Campylobacter sp. RM16704:
- a CDS encoding CvpA family protein has product MENFSWFDVFVIGLTLVLGLKGLVSGLFKEIFGLLGIVGGVLLASRYAKEVSDIINNNFYQIQNENLAVFTGFLILLIIIWIICMILGNILSKVFSMSGLGFIDRLGGFLFGSAKIFLVFAILVACISNIEFLNLILKKYTESSYTIELLRKTGEYIMNTDFTQNGLEKIEEQVKDTNLSLSSSLNSEESYAN; this is encoded by the coding sequence ATGGAAAATTTTTCATGGTTTGATGTTTTTGTTATAGGTTTAACTTTGGTTTTAGGCTTGAAAGGTTTAGTAAGTGGTTTATTTAAAGAAATTTTCGGACTTTTAGGTATAGTTGGCGGTGTTTTACTTGCTTCAAGATATGCCAAAGAAGTATCTGATATTATTAATAATAATTTTTATCAAATTCAAAATGAGAATCTTGCCGTTTTTACAGGTTTTTTAATTTTATTAATTATTATTTGGATTATTTGCATGATTTTAGGAAATATACTGTCAAAAGTATTTAGTATGAGTGGTCTTGGTTTTATAGATCGTTTAGGTGGATTTTTATTTGGTAGTGCTAAGATATTTTTGGTTTTTGCAATTTTAGTAGCCTGCATTAGTAATATTGAATTTTTAAATTTAATATTAAAAAAATATACAGAAAGTAGTTATACTATAGAATTACTTAGAAAAACAGGTGAATATATAATGAATACAGATTTTACACAAAATGGTTTAGAAAAAATAGAAGAACAAGTTAAAGATACTAATTTAAGTTTAAGCTCAAGTTTAAATTCGGAGGAAAGTTATGCAAATTGA
- the recR gene encoding recombination mediator RecR: MKGIEKFNELVKAFSSLPTIGKKTALRLAYHVCIKDPLLGLKLSYNIEDAIRMIKKCVQCGALSENELCEICSNEDRDHTIICIVQDPKDILVLEESGSFDGFYFVLDDTNEENIFKLRTMIKNKNIKEVFFAFTQGINSDTIVFFIEEKLKDLNLKFSQIAQGIPSGVSLENVDFISLHKAINHRTKLD; the protein is encoded by the coding sequence ATGAAAGGTATAGAAAAATTTAACGAATTGGTAAAAGCTTTTTCTTCCCTTCCGACCATAGGAAAAAAAACTGCTTTAAGACTTGCTTATCATGTATGCATAAAAGATCCTTTGCTTGGTTTAAAACTTTCGTATAATATAGAAGATGCAATTAGAATGATAAAAAAATGTGTTCAATGTGGAGCATTAAGTGAAAACGAACTTTGTGAAATTTGCTCAAACGAAGATAGGGATCATACTATAATTTGTATAGTTCAAGATCCAAAAGATATTCTTGTGTTAGAAGAGAGCGGAAGTTTTGATGGTTTTTATTTTGTTCTTGATGATACAAATGAAGAAAATATTTTTAAGTTAAGAACTATGATAAAAAACAAAAATATAAAAGAAGTTTTTTTTGCTTTTACTCAAGGAATAAATTCAGATACAATAGTATTTTTTATAGAGGAAAAACTAAAAGATTTGAATTTAAAATTTTCTCAAATTGCCCAAGGTATCCCAAGTGGTGTTAGCCTTGAAAATGTCGATTTTATTTCATTACATAAAGCGATTAACCATAGAACTAAACTTGATTAA
- a CDS encoding Fur family transcriptional regulator: MQIDNIEYDVLHERFKKILKDNGLKYTKQREILLKTLYNSDIHYTPESLYVEIKRKNPELNVGIATVYRTLNLLEESGMATSISFGASGKKFELANKPHHDHLICKSCGKIVEFENSIIEQQQMLIAKEYNFKLTGHLMQLYGLCPQCSRR, encoded by the coding sequence ATGCAAATTGATAATATAGAATATGATGTTTTACACGAACGTTTTAAAAAAATATTAAAAGATAATGGTTTAAAGTACACCAAACAAAGAGAAATACTTTTGAAAACTTTGTATAATAGTGATATACATTATACGCCAGAGAGTTTGTATGTGGAGATCAAACGAAAAAATCCTGAATTAAATGTGGGTATTGCAACAGTTTATAGAACTTTAAACTTATTAGAAGAATCAGGTATGGCCACGTCTATATCTTTTGGTGCTTCTGGAAAAAAATTTGAACTAGCAAATAAACCCCATCATGATCATTTAATTTGTAAAAGTTGTGGAAAAATTGTTGAATTTGAAAATTCTATTATTGAGCAACAGCAAATGTTAATTGCAAAAGAATATAATTTTAAATTAACAGGACATTTGATGCAGCTTTATGGATTGTGTCCACAGTGCAGTAGAAGATAA
- the lysS gene encoding lysine--tRNA ligase, producing MFDNILEQQKIQKAQELKKQGINPYPHFLKKEMNISEYKNKFAYIKDMENQRDENVYGILAGRLKLLRIAGKSVFANIEDEQDNLQIYFNQNILGEEYFTILKKYLEVGDIILVRGFPFITKTGEFSLHVEQIQIATKAIVPLPEKYHGLTDIEQRYRKRYLDMIMNIEVRRDFILRSKIVSYIRSFFDNKGFLEVETPMMHPIAGGANAKPFVTFHNALGVERFLRIAPELYLKRLIVGGFEAVYEINRCFRNEGMDLTHNPEFTTIEFYWAYHNYYDLMDLTEELFAVLLDKLGLNKKLEFDGKMIDFSKPFERITYKNALKKYGGLDDELINNKELILEKLKKDGFEANKKLELGHLQAELFDNYVEDKLIDPTFVIDFPISISPLSRRSDKDTEIAERFELFIAGREIANGFNELNDPLDQYERFLKQIEAKQAGDEEACEMDEDFVNALGYAMAPTAGQGIGIDRLVMLLINKKSIRDVVLFPAMRPLKNEIKGE from the coding sequence ATGTTTGATAATATTTTAGAACAGCAAAAAATTCAAAAAGCACAAGAATTAAAAAAACAAGGAATAAATCCGTATCCTCATTTTCTTAAAAAAGAAATGAATATAAGTGAGTATAAAAATAAATTTGCTTATATTAAAGACATGGAAAATCAAAGAGATGAAAACGTTTATGGAATTTTAGCAGGAAGATTAAAACTTCTTAGAATAGCTGGCAAATCGGTATTTGCTAATATTGAAGATGAGCAAGACAATCTACAAATTTATTTTAACCAAAATATTTTAGGGGAAGAATATTTTACAATTTTAAAAAAATATCTTGAAGTAGGGGATATTATTTTAGTTAGAGGATTTCCATTTATAACTAAAACAGGAGAATTTAGCTTACATGTTGAGCAAATTCAAATAGCAACAAAAGCTATAGTGCCTTTACCAGAAAAATATCATGGATTAACTGATATTGAACAAAGATATAGAAAAAGATATCTTGATATGATTATGAATATCGAAGTCAGGAGAGATTTTATTTTACGTTCTAAAATTGTTTCGTATATCAGATCTTTCTTTGATAATAAAGGCTTTTTAGAAGTGGAAACTCCCATGATGCACCCTATTGCTGGAGGGGCAAATGCAAAACCTTTTGTAACATTTCATAATGCTTTGGGGGTAGAAAGATTTTTAAGAATTGCTCCAGAGTTATATTTAAAACGCCTAATAGTAGGTGGTTTTGAAGCGGTTTATGAGATTAATAGATGCTTTAGAAATGAAGGAATGGACTTAACCCACAATCCTGAATTTACTACTATTGAATTTTATTGGGCTTATCATAATTATTATGATCTTATGGATTTGACTGAAGAGCTTTTTGCTGTACTTTTAGACAAGTTAGGTTTGAATAAAAAATTAGAATTTGATGGAAAGATGATTGACTTTTCCAAGCCTTTTGAGAGAATAACTTATAAAAATGCTTTGAAAAAGTACGGTGGTTTAGATGATGAGCTTATTAACAACAAAGAATTGATTTTAGAAAAACTAAAAAAAGATGGTTTTGAAGCTAATAAAAAATTAGAATTAGGTCATTTGCAAGCTGAGCTTTTTGATAATTATGTCGAAGATAAGCTTATAGATCCTACTTTTGTAATAGATTTTCCAATTTCTATAAGTCCGCTTTCTAGGAGAAGTGACAAGGATACAGAGATTGCGGAAAGATTTGAATTATTCATTGCAGGTAGAGAAATTGCCAATGGTTTTAATGAATTAAACGATCCGCTTGATCAGTATGAGAGATTTTTAAAACAAATTGAAGCTAAACAAGCAGGTGATGAAGAAGCATGCGAGATGGATGAAGACTTTGTAAATGCATTAGGTTATGCTATGGCACCTACGGCAGGACAAGGCATAGGGATAGATAGACTAGTTATGCTTTTAATTAATAAAAAATCAATTCGTGATGTAGTGCTTTTTCCGGCAATGAGACCGCTGAAGAACGAAATAAAAGGAGAGTAG
- a CDS encoding SPOR domain-containing protein, which produces MEENKKNEFDDIILQKSNKSEKLKKILLRSIILVIVFLVVMIVMKLINNPSEDKTLQMPAEPQNQGSYDKNFNSLPITDNKEEDEFEALARKLKEENALVDSNITIEEKKEIPTTNNSVLDQISTIEPKEEIVQNEAKQEENKKEEKSLDKVTSKSVEKPKTKTTEGQKKSEQASTSELFENITTNTQTQLQPGAYIQVFSLNNLDPKSKELNILKSNGYEYKIYKTNVNGKELTKVLVGPYKESDLKAELEKVRSKITKGAFTFRIK; this is translated from the coding sequence ATGGAAGAAAACAAAAAAAATGAATTTGATGATATTATTTTGCAAAAAAGCAATAAAAGTGAAAAACTAAAAAAGATTCTTTTAAGATCTATTATTTTAGTTATTGTTTTTTTAGTTGTTATGATAGTTATGAAATTGATTAACAACCCAAGTGAAGACAAAACATTACAAATGCCAGCTGAACCTCAAAATCAAGGCTCTTATGATAAAAATTTTAATTCTTTGCCTATCACTGATAACAAAGAAGAAGATGAATTTGAAGCTTTAGCAAGGAAATTAAAAGAAGAAAATGCTTTAGTTGATAGCAATATTACAATAGAAGAAAAAAAAGAAATTCCAACCACAAACAATAGTGTATTAGATCAAATTTCTACAATAGAACCAAAAGAAGAAATTGTTCAAAATGAAGCAAAACAAGAAGAAAACAAAAAAGAGGAAAAATCTTTAGATAAAGTTACTTCAAAATCTGTAGAAAAGCCTAAAACAAAAACTACTGAAGGACAAAAAAAATCAGAGCAGGCAAGTACTAGTGAGTTATTTGAAAACATAACAACAAATACACAAACTCAATTACAACCAGGTGCCTATATACAAGTATTTTCATTAAATAATTTGGATCCAAAATCTAAAGAATTAAATATTCTTAAATCAAATGGTTATGAATATAAAATCTATAAAACAAATGTTAATGGTAAAGAACTTACCAAGGTTTTAGTTGGACCATATAAAGAGAGTGACTTAAAAGCAGAATTGGAAAAAGTACGTTCTAAAATAACAAAAGGTGCTTTTACTTTTAGGATAAAATGA
- a CDS encoding response regulator transcription factor, with protein sequence MINVLMIEDDPDFAEFLAEYLAQFNIKVTNYEDPYLGMSAGIKNYDCLILDLTLPGLDGLEVCREIREKYSIPIIISSARSDLSDKIVGLQIGADDYLPKPYDPKEMHARIMSLIRRSKRVNEIPEKIINSAFKIDEKRHEISYNDEVLVLTPAEYEILSYMIRQHGFSVSREQLVYHCKSLKDKDSKSLDVIIGRLRTKIGDSSKAPKHIFSVRGIGYKLIG encoded by the coding sequence ATGATTAACGTTTTAATGATTGAAGATGATCCAGATTTTGCAGAATTTTTAGCAGAATATTTAGCCCAATTTAATATAAAAGTTACAAATTACGAAGATCCTTATTTAGGAATGAGTGCTGGTATAAAAAATTATGATTGCTTAATTCTCGATTTAACTTTACCAGGGCTTGATGGGCTAGAAGTTTGTCGTGAAATAAGAGAAAAATATAGCATACCTATTATTATTTCTTCAGCAAGGAGTGATTTAAGTGATAAGATTGTAGGACTTCAAATTGGTGCAGATGATTATTTACCAAAACCTTATGATCCTAAAGAAATGCATGCAAGAATCATGAGTTTGATTCGTCGTTCTAAGCGCGTAAATGAAATTCCAGAAAAAATTATCAATTCGGCATTTAAAATTGATGAAAAAAGGCATGAGATAAGTTATAATGATGAGGTTTTGGTGTTAACTCCTGCAGAATACGAGATCTTAAGTTATATGATAAGGCAGCATGGTTTTTCGGTAAGTAGAGAACAACTTGTATATCATTGTAAAAGCTTGAAAGATAAAGATTCTAAAAGCTTGGATGTAATTATAGGCAGGCTTAGAACTAAAATAGGTGACAGTTCAAAAGCACCAAAACATATTTTTTCAGTTAGGGGAATAGGTTATAAATTAATAGGATGA
- a CDS encoding shikimate dehydrogenase: MKLFAVIGDPIVHSKSPRMHNNALQVLMKNAVYTRYHLKDNAKLKEIVNFFNGVNITIPFKEEAFKIADFKDKSVVDIGCANTLLNKNNKIYAYNTDYLGFLKAIDNFCNIKNALILGAGGTARALAFALKIKNIQVTISNRSSNRLKHLSDYECCLYSNLNLHKKFDLVINTTSAGLHDTDLPCNEIILKNIFSNARYAFDVIYGKNTPFLNLAKKYNLKTKDGLDMLLWQGVFAFELFLDCKKTKEIFKAMEIALKLP; the protein is encoded by the coding sequence ATGAAGCTTTTTGCAGTTATAGGTGATCCTATTGTGCATTCTAAGTCCCCAAGAATGCACAATAATGCTCTACAAGTTCTCATGAAAAATGCAGTATATACAAGATATCACTTAAAAGATAATGCAAAATTAAAAGAAATTGTGAATTTTTTTAATGGCGTTAATATAACCATACCTTTTAAAGAAGAAGCTTTTAAAATTGCTGATTTTAAAGACAAAAGTGTTGTAGATATAGGTTGTGCGAATACTTTATTGAATAAAAATAATAAAATTTATGCCTATAATACGGATTATTTGGGCTTCTTAAAAGCTATAGATAATTTTTGTAATATAAAAAATGCTTTAATTTTGGGTGCAGGAGGGACAGCTAGAGCCTTAGCTTTTGCTCTAAAAATAAAAAATATCCAAGTAACAATATCAAATCGCTCAAGTAATAGACTAAAACATTTATCCGACTATGAATGTTGTTTATATAGCAATTTGAATTTGCATAAAAAATTTGATTTAGTTATCAATACTACTAGTGCAGGGCTACATGATACGGATTTACCTTGTAATGAAATTATTTTAAAAAATATTTTTTCAAATGCTCGTTATGCTTTTGATGTTATTTATGGCAAAAATACGCCTTTTTTAAATTTGGCAAAAAAATATAATTTAAAAACAAAAGATGGATTAGATATGCTTTTATGGCAAGGAGTATTTGCTTTTGAACTTTTTTTAGATTGTAAAAAAACAAAAGAAATTTTTAAAGCCATGGAAATAGCTTTAAAACTTCCCTAG
- the dnaJ gene encoding molecular chaperone DnaJ, whose product MELSYYEILEISQNSDKDTIKKAYRKMALKYHPDRNQGNKEAEEKFKLINEAYEVLSNDEKRNIYDKYGKDGLKGQSGGFSGFDDVDLGDIFSSFFGEGFGFRGSTKKREKDSKYPHDLKITMKISFKEAIFGCKKQTDFTYKTFCKSCNGSGSENGKEDICLHCEGKGQMGVRQGFMTFVQTCPYCNGNGKIVKNKCKTCQGKGYKEVNDNIELDIPEGIDSGMSLRVQNKANELPNKAQRGDLYIKIIVEDDSKFVRHEDDIYTIVPVFFTQVALGKTIKISTIRGEADLKLPIGAKDKQKFELANEGVKNIHNGKLGSHIVQIDIKFPKNINEEQKKLLQQLEKSFGITEEEPIIEQEGLLDKIKSWFNH is encoded by the coding sequence GTGGAATTAAGCTATTATGAAATACTAGAAATATCTCAAAATTCGGATAAAGATACAATAAAGAAAGCATATAGAAAAATGGCATTAAAGTATCACCCAGACAGAAATCAAGGCAATAAAGAAGCTGAGGAAAAATTTAAACTTATTAACGAAGCTTATGAAGTTCTTAGTAACGATGAAAAAAGAAATATATATGATAAATATGGAAAAGATGGACTAAAAGGACAATCAGGGGGCTTTAGTGGATTTGATGATGTTGATTTAGGTGATATATTTTCAAGTTTTTTTGGAGAAGGATTTGGTTTTAGAGGATCAACTAAAAAAAGGGAAAAAGATAGTAAATATCCTCACGATTTAAAAATTACAATGAAAATATCATTTAAAGAAGCTATATTTGGATGTAAAAAGCAAACTGATTTTACATATAAAACATTTTGTAAAAGCTGCAATGGAAGCGGATCTGAAAATGGAAAAGAAGATATTTGTTTACATTGCGAAGGCAAAGGTCAAATGGGTGTAAGACAAGGATTTATGACTTTTGTGCAAACTTGTCCATACTGCAATGGAAATGGTAAAATTGTAAAAAACAAATGCAAAACTTGTCAAGGCAAAGGATATAAAGAGGTTAATGATAATATTGAACTTGACATACCAGAAGGTATTGATAGTGGCATGAGTCTTAGGGTACAAAATAAAGCAAATGAACTTCCAAATAAAGCCCAAAGAGGTGATTTATATATTAAAATTATAGTAGAAGATGATAGTAAATTCGTTAGACACGAGGATGATATTTATACCATAGTACCCGTATTCTTCACTCAAGTTGCACTTGGAAAAACTATCAAAATTTCAACTATTAGAGGAGAAGCAGATCTTAAGCTTCCAATTGGAGCAAAAGATAAACAAAAATTTGAACTTGCTAATGAAGGTGTTAAAAACATACATAATGGAAAACTTGGCTCCCATATAGTACAAATTGATATTAAATTTCCTAAAAACATCAATGAAGAACAAAAAAAACTACTACAACAACTAGAAAAAAGTTTTGGAATAACAGAAGAAGAACCTATTATAGAACAAGAAGGACTATTGGACAAAATTAAATCTTGGTTTAATCACTAG
- a CDS encoding ArsS family sensor histidine kinase: MKVTINLKITVLFAAAFLFVCALFVLLGKVQIDSYLTNEQNRQKEIVEKIIYNLEMREDFSIHDYLLSKSFVLVENERDIKYIIAKGEKVLRVDSVYGSFSSIIYHNQIFFYVKQADSKQLLYELNTSARLEYLFLFSFFFSLILIVFLYFSVLRSLMPLKILKRKIENINAGKIESLHEYSQINDEISEISFEFDHAINKIQELIKSRQFFLRMIMHEIKTPIGKGRIVCEMLDDQKQKERLITIFERLELLIDEFGKIEKVLSRNYQLNLQTYHLSLILEQAEDYLMRDDFYQKVKITYKEDAMIVADLELFSLMLKNLIDNAIKYSDDKSCEIICSADYIIVRNTGMQFKKTFDYYLKPFVREYNAQVKGMGLGLYIINNICNLHGYNLTYSYEDGYHTFKIIFSRLK; encoded by the coding sequence ATGAAAGTAACCATCAACCTTAAGATTACTGTTCTTTTTGCGGCAGCATTTTTATTTGTTTGTGCATTGTTTGTTTTGCTTGGTAAGGTTCAAATTGATTCTTATCTAACCAATGAACAAAACAGGCAAAAAGAAATCGTAGAAAAAATTATTTATAATTTGGAGATGAGAGAAGATTTTTCTATACATGATTATCTTCTTTCTAAATCTTTTGTATTAGTTGAAAATGAACGTGATATAAAATATATTATTGCAAAGGGTGAAAAAGTCCTTCGAGTTGATTCAGTATATGGTAGTTTTTCGTCTATTATTTATCATAATCAAATTTTCTTTTATGTTAAACAAGCAGATTCAAAACAACTATTATATGAATTAAACACTTCAGCACGTTTAGAATATCTGTTTTTGTTTAGCTTCTTTTTTAGTTTAATTTTAATTGTGTTTTTATATTTTTCTGTTTTACGTTCTTTAATGCCTTTAAAAATTTTAAAGAGAAAAATTGAAAATATTAATGCTGGTAAAATAGAATCTTTACATGAATATTCACAAATTAATGATGAAATTTCAGAAATTTCTTTTGAATTTGATCATGCGATAAATAAAATTCAAGAACTTATAAAGTCGAGACAATTTTTTTTAAGAATGATTATGCATGAGATTAAGACTCCTATAGGAAAAGGTCGAATAGTATGCGAAATGCTAGATGATCAAAAACAAAAGGAAAGATTAATAACCATATTTGAAAGACTTGAATTGCTAATTGATGAATTTGGAAAAATAGAAAAAGTTTTGTCAAGAAACTATCAATTAAATTTACAAACCTATCATTTGAGCTTGATTTTAGAACAAGCTGAAGATTATCTAATGAGAGATGATTTTTATCAAAAAGTAAAAATAACTTATAAAGAAGATGCTATGATAGTAGCAGATTTGGAACTATTTTCTTTGATGCTTAAAAATTTGATTGATAATGCAATTAAATATTCAGATGATAAAAGTTGTGAGATAATATGTTCTGCTGATTATATTATTGTTCGAAATACTGGCATGCAGTTTAAAAAAACTTTTGATTACTATTTAAAACCTTTTGTAAGAGAATATAATGCCCAAGTTAAAGGAATGGGGCTTGGACTTTATATTATAAACAATATATGTAATCTCCATGGTTATAATTTAACTTATAGTTATGAAGATGGTTACCATACTTTTAAAATTATATTTTCAAGATTGAAATGA
- a CDS encoding type III pantothenate kinase, with protein MLLCDIGNTTASFLDDQKFHSISIEQFLQYEPTEKIYYINVNPNLEDKLKQNPLYVNLAPYFNFDTIYKNLGTDRIAACYTIEDGVVVDAGSAITVDIISNSIHLGGFILPGIESYKKSFINISSCLKCEFNTQISFDAFPQRTADALSYGVFKSIYLLIKDSAYNKKLYFTGGDGQFLANFFDYAIYDKFLIFRGMKKAVCENFKL; from the coding sequence ATGCTATTATGTGATATAGGTAATACTACAGCCAGTTTCTTAGATGATCAAAAGTTTCACTCCATAAGTATTGAGCAATTTTTGCAATATGAGCCAACAGAAAAAATATATTATATAAATGTCAATCCAAATTTAGAAGACAAATTAAAACAAAATCCTTTATATGTTAATTTAGCTCCTTATTTTAATTTTGATACAATCTATAAAAATCTAGGAACTGATAGAATTGCAGCTTGCTACACTATAGAAGATGGAGTGGTGGTAGATGCAGGATCAGCTATTACTGTGGATATAATATCTAATTCCATTCATTTAGGCGGGTTTATACTCCCCGGAATTGAAAGTTATAAAAAATCTTTTATAAATATTTCTTCATGTTTAAAATGTGAATTTAATACACAAATTAGCTTTGATGCTTTTCCTCAAAGAACAGCAGATGCTTTAAGCTATGGAGTATTTAAAAGTATTTATTTGCTTATAAAAGATAGTGCCTATAACAAAAAATTGTATTTTACAGGTGGCGATGGACAATTTCTCGCTAATTTTTTTGATTATGCAATATATGATAAATTTTTAATCTTTAGAGGTATGAAAAAAGCTGTTTGTGAAAATTTTAAACTTTAA
- the gatC gene encoding Asp-tRNA(Asn)/Glu-tRNA(Gln) amidotransferase subunit GatC, with the protein MQIDDKLLSKLEKLSALKIADEKRKELEEQLSQIVNFVEKLDELSLDSTEALISTTHGGTPFRSDEVKKSEVIKTVSRYAPNSQDDFFIVPKIIE; encoded by the coding sequence ATGCAAATTGATGATAAACTATTAAGTAAGCTTGAAAAATTAAGTGCTTTGAAAATTGCTGATGAAAAAAGGAAAGAACTAGAAGAGCAACTGAGTCAGATTGTAAATTTTGTTGAAAAACTAGATGAATTAAGTCTTGATAGTACAGAGGCATTGATTAGCACGACACATGGTGGAACTCCTTTTAGGAGTGATGAAGTTAAGAAATCTGAAGTTATAAAAACAGTGAGCAGGTATGCTCCAAATTCACAAGATGATTTTTTTATTGTTCCTAAAATAATAGAATAA
- a CDS encoding serine hydroxymethyltransferase, with translation MLENFDKEIFDLTQKELVRQCNGLEMIASENFTIPEVMEVMGSILTNKYAEGYPGKRYYGGCEFVDEIETIAIERCKKLFNCNYANVQPNSGSQANQAVYMALLNPGDKILGMDLSHGGHLTHGAKVSSSGKVYESFFYGVELDGRINYDKVKEIAKDVKPKLIVCGASAYPRVIDFAKFREIADEVGAYLFADIAHIAGLVVAGEHPSPFPYAHVVSSTTHKTLRGPRGGIIMCNDEEIAKKINSAIFPGIQGGPLMHVIAAKAVGFKYNLSDEWRIYAKQIIKNTAILAKVLIDRKYDLVSGGTDNHLILLNFLNKEFSGKEADLALERAGITANKNTVPGETRSPFITSGLRLGTAALTARGFKEEHISIVANYIADILDDIQNIKLQGEIKIKLKDLASNFVIYEKALF, from the coding sequence ATGCTAGAAAATTTTGATAAAGAAATTTTTGATTTAACTCAAAAGGAATTAGTAAGGCAGTGCAATGGCCTTGAAATGATAGCAAGTGAAAACTTTACTATTCCAGAGGTTATGGAAGTAATGGGAAGTATTTTAACAAATAAATATGCAGAAGGATACCCTGGCAAAAGATATTATGGTGGGTGTGAATTTGTAGATGAGATTGAGACAATTGCTATAGAAAGATGCAAAAAACTTTTTAATTGTAATTATGCTAATGTTCAGCCAAATTCAGGTTCTCAAGCAAATCAAGCTGTATATATGGCTTTGTTAAATCCAGGCGATAAAATCTTAGGTATGGATTTAAGCCACGGAGGACACTTAACCCATGGAGCTAAAGTAAGTTCTTCTGGAAAAGTTTATGAAAGTTTTTTTTATGGAGTAGAGCTTGATGGAAGGATTAATTATGACAAAGTTAAAGAAATTGCAAAAGATGTAAAACCTAAACTGATAGTATGTGGAGCAAGTGCTTATCCTAGAGTGATTGATTTTGCTAAATTTAGAGAAATTGCAGATGAAGTTGGTGCGTATTTGTTTGCTGATATTGCACATATTGCAGGTTTGGTTGTAGCGGGTGAGCACCCTAGTCCATTTCCTTATGCACATGTAGTAAGTTCAACTACACATAAAACATTAAGAGGTCCAAGAGGTGGGATTATTATGTGTAATGATGAAGAAATTGCAAAAAAAATCAATTCAGCAATTTTTCCAGGAATTCAAGGTGGTCCTTTAATGCATGTAATTGCTGCTAAAGCAGTTGGTTTTAAATATAATTTAAGTGATGAGTGGAGAATTTATGCTAAACAAATCATCAAAAATACTGCGATATTAGCAAAAGTGCTAATAGATAGAAAATACGACTTAGTAAGTGGTGGAACAGATAATCATTTAATTTTATTGAATTTTTTAAATAAAGAATTTAGTGGTAAAGAAGCAGATTTAGCTTTAGAAAGAGCAGGTATCACTGCAAATAAAAATACTGTTCCAGGTGAAACAAGAAGTCCATTTATAACAAGTGGTTTGAGACTTGGGACTGCAGCGTTAACTGCGAGAGGTTTTAAGGAAGAACATATAAGTATTGTTGCAAATTATATAGCTGATATTTTAGATGATATACAAAATATAAAATTACAAGGAGAAATTAAGATCAAATTAAAAGATTTAGCAAGTAATTTTGTTATTTACGAAAAGGCTTTGTTTTGA
- a CDS encoding DUF1882 domain-containing protein → MITTMDLALIKMVTSHYYIKRDVIINKYEYKGRIFFDKFEKINAPLTANVIQEHMEKKIVVAHSLINSFDKVENIVFDYNGFNAERFWHRAQLILREEGFINFTAYKTRSNNHLHLYIHKGHTTFNEACSLGSKLSLLFSQKMPVEWKVFPSMDIPREFNILTLPYEVYQKERGASWSKHM, encoded by the coding sequence TTGATTACAACGATGGATTTAGCTTTAATTAAAATGGTTACAAGTCATTATTATATTAAGCGTGATGTTATAATTAATAAATATGAATATAAAGGTAGAATTTTTTTTGATAAATTTGAAAAAATAAATGCACCATTAACTGCTAATGTTATACAAGAACATATGGAAAAAAAGATTGTTGTAGCACATTCTTTAATCAATAGTTTTGATAAAGTGGAAAATATTGTGTTTGATTACAATGGTTTTAACGCAGAGCGTTTTTGGCATAGAGCACAACTTATTTTAAGAGAAGAGGGCTTTATTAATTTTACTGCATATAAAACTAGATCAAACAATCACTTACATTTATACATTCATAAAGGACATACAACTTTTAATGAAGCTTGTTCTTTGGGGTCTAAATTATCTTTGTTATTTTCTCAAAAAATGCCAGTAGAGTGGAAAGTGTTTCCTAGTATGGATATACCTAGAGAATTTAATATTCTCACTTTGCCTTATGAAGTATATCAAAAAGAACGTGGTGCATCTTGGTCTAAACATATGTAA